One window of the Ananas comosus cultivar F153 linkage group 21, ASM154086v1, whole genome shotgun sequence genome contains the following:
- the LOC109726254 gene encoding putative quinone-oxidoreductase homolog, chloroplastic — protein sequence MAGATMRAVQYHGYGGGAAALKHEEVPIPSPKKGEVLIKVEAASINPADWKIQKGFLRPFLPSKFPFIPVTDIAGEIVELGSQVDTFKVGDKVVGMLNFTKGGGLAEYVVAPASLMVLRSPDVSPIEAAGLPMTACTAIQVVKDIGTKFDGTGERLNILITSASGGVGSYAVQLAKLGNHHVTATCGARNVELVKSLGADEVLDYKSPEGAALKSPSGKKYDVIINCAYGLEWSHFKPELSDTGRVLDVAASPKTLLIFLLRKLSFSKKKLSVILVSNVTEKLGFLVELVKEGKLKTVIDSTHSLEKAEEAWAKCLDGHATGKIIVEM from the exons ATGGCGGGAGCCACCATGCGCGCCGTCCAATACCACGGctacggcggcggcgccgccgctctTAAG CATGAGGAGGTTCCAATTCCTTCACCGAAGAAAGGAGAGGTTTTGATAAAAGTAGAAGCAGCAAGCATTAATCCTGCTGATTGGAAAATCCAAAAAGGATTTCTGCGGCCGTTTTTACCATCTAAGTTTCCATTTATACCAG TAACCGACATCGCAGGAGAGATCGTCGAGCTTGGTTCTCAAGTGGATACATTTAAAGTAGGCGACAAAGTTGTGGGCATGCTTAATTTCACG AAAGGAGGCGGCCTTGCGGAATATGTCGTGGCTCCAGCAAGCCTCATGGTTCTTCGGTCTCCCGACGTGTCTCCAATCGAAGCCGCAGGATTGCCTATGACCGCTTGCACTGCCATCCAAGTCGTCAAGGACATCGGAACTAAATTCGACGGCACGGGTGAAAGACTCAACATCTTGATCACTAGCGCCTCTGGCGGGGTCGGTTCGTACGCTGTCCAGCTCGCCAAACTAGGGAACCACCACGTGACCGCCACATGCGGAGCTCGGAACGTCGAACTCGTTAAGAGCCTAGGGGCGGACGAAGTGCTCGACTACAAAAGCCCGGAAGGCGCGGCCCTGAAAAGCCCTTCCGGTAAGAAGTACGATGTGATCATCAATTGCGCGTACGGGCTCGAATGGTCTCATTTTAAGCCGGAATTGAGTGATACAGGGCGAGTTTTGGACGTAGCTGCCTCTCCGAAGACTCTTTTGATTTTTCTCTTACGAAAATTaagtttttcgaaaaagaaGTTATCGGTAATCTTAGTGTCGAACGTGACGGAGAAATTGGGATTCTTGGTTGAATTGGTGAAGGAAGGGAAACTGAAGACAGTGATCGATTCGACGCATTCGCTCGAGAAGGCGGAGGAAGCATGGGCTAAGTGCTTGGATGGCCATGCCACAGGAAAAATCATTGTAGAAATGTGA
- the LOC109726853 gene encoding uncharacterized protein LOC109726853, protein MAHTSGRKSYKRKRKEPELILGNESHRLTFREATRKKKNKNFVNQGAEDNSNAARREFVELSQSHEFDSINCDYNRCAKDLGSRPTLRSYNRVKHLNLPTTNKASGGQSEEVKKLKVERQYVEDDMKKLEAELSKMREELNHLKELISDRVLNSQAVGRGNDLDDAFSSNNHSRNGNHHKSATKGRRRLTV, encoded by the exons ATGGCCCACACATCGGGTAGGAAGAGTTATAAAAGGAAACGGAAGGAACCG gaACTTATTCTTGGCAACGAATCACATCGACTAACTTTTCGAGAGGCAACTCgtaagaaaaagaacaaaaatttcGTAAATCAGGGTGCAGAGGATAACTCG AATGCAGCGCGTCGAGAGTTTGTTGAACTTTCTCAAAGCCACGAATTTGATTCCATCAATTGCGACTACAATAGATGTGCGAAAGATTTAGGCTCGAGACCTACACTAAGATCGTATAATCGTGTGAAACATCTGAACCTGCCTACAACTAACAAAGCAAGTGGAGGCCAATCAGAGGAAGTAAAAAAGCTCAAAGTGGAACGACAGTACGTAGAAGATGACATGAAAAAGCTTGAAGCAGAACTTTCTAAGATGCGGGAGGAATTAAATCATCTAAAAGAACTAATATCAGATAGAGTTCTCAATTCTCAG GCCGTCGGCCGTGGTAATGATCTGGATGATGCGTTCTCTTCAAACAATCACTCTCGGAATGGAAATCATCATAAGTCTGCAACTAAAGGGCGTCGTCGCCTAACTGTTTGA